The Nothobranchius furzeri strain GRZ-AD chromosome 6, NfurGRZ-RIMD1, whole genome shotgun sequence genome includes a region encoding these proteins:
- the sec23b gene encoding protein transport protein Sec23B — protein MSTYQEFIQQNEDRDGVRFSWNLWPSSRLEATRLVVPVSCLFTPLKERPNLPPVQYEPVLCSRATCKAVLNPLCQVDFRAKIWACNFCFQRNPFPPSYAGISEVNQPAELMPQFSTIEYIVQRGPPTPLIFMYVVDTCLEEEDLQALKESLQMSLSLLPPNALVGLITFGRMVQLHELSSEGIAKSYVFRGNKDLSSKHVQELLGLTKPAAAAQQGRPAAPQEAAAFCKFLQPVHRVDMNLTDLLGELQRDPWPVPQGKRPLRSTGVALSVAVSLLEGTFPNTGARLMLFVGGPPTHGPGMVVGDELKTPIRSWHDIQKDNARHLKKATKFYEGLANRSAGNGHCIDIYACALDQTGLLEMKCLSNLTGGHIVMGDSFNTSLFKQTFQRVFSKDYNNDFRMAFGGVLEVKTSRELKVCGAIGPCVSLTSKDACVSENEMGVGGTNQWKLCGLGPSTTLGMYFEVVNQHNAPVPQGGRGAIQFVTQYQHSNTHRRIRVTTIARNWADANSQIQHIESSFDQEAAAVLMARLGVFRAESEEGPDVLRWLDRQLIRLCQKFGQFNKDDPTSFRLSESLSLYPQFMFHLRRSPFLQVFNNSPDESSYYRHHFVRQDLTQSLIMIQPILYSYSFHGPPEPVLLDSSSILPDRILLMDTFFQLVIFHGETIAQWRKAGYQEMAEYENFKQLLQAPLDDAQEILQTRFPMPRYVDTEHGGSQARFLLSKVNPSQTHNNLYAWGQESGAPILTDDVSLQVFMDHLKKLAVSSST, from the exons ATGTCGACGTACCAGGAGTTCATCCAACAAAACGAGGACCGAGATGGGGTGAGGTTCAGCTGGAACCTTTGGCCCTCCAGCCGCCTGGAGGCCACTAGGCTGGTGGTTCCCGTCTCCTGTCTCTTCACGCCTCTTAAGGAGAGGCCCAACCTGCCACCTGTTCAGTATGAGCCGGTTCTGTGCAGCCGGGCCACCTGCAAGGCTGTGCTCAACCCACTGTG TCAGGTGGACTTCAGGGCTAAAATCTGGGCGTGCAACTTCTGCTTCCAGAGAAACCCT TTCCCGCCCTCTTATGCAGGCATATCGGAGGTGAACCAGCCAGCTGAACTCATGCCACAGTTTTCCACCATCGAGTACATAGTTCAG CGCGGACCCCCGACCCCTCTGATCTTTATGTACGTCGTGGACACGTGCTTGGAAGAGGAGGATCTCCAGGCCCTCAAGGAGTCCCTCCAGATGTCGCTGAGCCTTCTGCCCCCCAACGCCCTGGTGGGCCTCATCACGTTTGGACGCATGGTTCAACTTCACGAGCTCAGCTCTGAGGGGATCGCCAAGAGCTACGTGTTCAGGGGCAACAAGGACCTCTCCTCCAAACACGTCCAG GAGTTGCTGGGACTGACAAAACCGGCTGCTGCAGCACAGCAGGGTCGCCCTGCGGCTCCTCAAGAGGCCGCTGCCTTTTGCAA GTTCCTGCAGCCCGTGCATCGAGTCGATATGAATCTGACGGACTTGCTGGGAGAGCTTCAGAGAGACCCCTGGCCCGTCCCTCAAGGGAAGCGCCCCCTCCGCAGCACGGGGGTGGCGCTGTCGGTCGCCGTCAGCCTGCTGGAG GGGACGTTCCCCAACACGGGAGCCCGTTTGATGCTCTTCGTCGGCGGCCCGCCCACTCACGGGCCCGGCATGGTGGTGGGAGACGAGCTGAAAACCCCCATCCGCTCTTGGCACGACATCCAGAAGGACAACGCGAGGCATCTGAAGAAAGCCACGAAG TTTTATGAAGGCTTGGCCAACCGGTCTGCCGGGAACGGCCACTGCATCGACATCTACGCCTGCGCTCTGGACCAGACGGGGCTGCTGGAGATGAAGTGCTTGTCTAATCTCACCGG gggacACATCGTGATGGGAGACTCGTTCAACACCTCCTTGTTCAAGCAAACCTTCCAGCGAGTCTTCAGTAAGGACTACAACAACGACTTCCGCATGGCGTTTGGAGGCGTCCTGGAGGTCAAG ACATCAAGAGAGCTGAAGGTTTGTGGCGCCATCGGACCGTGCGTTTCACTCACCTCAAAGGATGCCTGTGTCTCCGAGAAC GAGATGGGTGTTGGTGGCACCAACCAATGGAAACTCTGCGGTCTCGGTCCCTCCACCACTCTGGGCATGTACTTCGAGGTGGTGAATCAG cacaaTGCGCCCGTCCCTCAGGGCGGCCGAGGGGCCATCCAGTTCGTCACCCAGTACCAGCACTCCAACACGCACAGGAGGATACGGGTCACCACCATCGCCAGGAA CTGGGCCGATGCCAACTCTCAAATTCAGCACATCGAGTCTTCGTTTGACCAAGAAGCAGCCGCGGTGCTGATGGCGCGCCTGGGAGTCTTCAGGGCGGAGTCGGAGGAGGGGCCTGACGTTCTGCGGTGGCTGGACAGACAGCTCATCCGCCTG TGTCAGAAGTTCGGACAGTTCAACAAAGATGATCCTACGTCCTTCCGACTGTCCGAGTCCTTGTCCCTCTACCCACAG TTTATGTTCCACCTGCGCCGCTCTCCTTTCCTCCAAGTGTTCAACAACAGCCCAGATGAGTCCTCCTACTACAGGCACCACTTTGTGAGGCAGGACCTGACCCAGTCCCTCATCATGATCCAGCCCATCCTGTACTCTTACTCCTTCCACGGACCACCAGAG cctgTCCTCCTGGACAGCAGCAGCATCCTGCCAGATCGAATCCTGCTGATGGACACCTTCTTCCAGCTGGTTATCTTCCATGGAGAG ACCATCGCTCAGTGGAGGAAGGCGGGCTACCAGGAAATGGCCGAGTACGAGAACTTCAAGCAGCTTCTTCAGGCTCCTCTGGACGACGCTCAGGAGATTCTCCAAACACGCTTCCCCATGCCGCGCTACGTCGACACCGAGCACGGAGGCTCACAAGCTCGCTTCCTGCTCTCCAAGGTCAACCCGTCACAAACGCACAACAACCTCTACGCGTGGGGACAG GAGAGCGGGGCCCCCATCCTGACCGACGACGTCAGCCTACAAGTCTTCATGGATCATCTGAAGAAACTGGCTGTTTCCAGCTCCACGTAG